AGTCGACGGCGAGATCGAGGGCGGGGATCTTCACGGTCTGGTCCGTGCGGGAACGCAGCCGCATCTCGATCCACTCGTTGTCCGTGTCCCAGAGGGCTACGTGGTCGAAAGCGTCGGCGTCGAAGTCGGCGCCGAGTTCGCGGTCGACCACGGTCAGGACGTTCTTGTTGAACGCGGCCGTCACCCCGGCCGCGTCGTCGTACGCCCTGACCAGGACGTCCTCGTCCTTCACCAGGTCCGTGCCGAGGAGCAGCGCGTCGCCGGGGGAGAGGAGTGAGCGCAGGCCGGCGAAGAACGTGGCGCGTTCCGCCGGGAGCAGGTTGCCGATCGTTCCGCCCAGGAACGCCAGCAGGCGCGGGCCCGGTGTCTCCGGCAGGGTGAGGTCACCGGTGAAGTCCGCGATCAGGGCGTGCACGTCGAGACCCGGGCGCTCCTCGACGAGGGCGTGCCCGGCCTGCGTGAGCGCGCTCTCGCTGACGTCGACCGGGACATACACCGCCAGGCCGGTGAACGCGTCCAGCAGGTGCCGTGTCTTGTCCGAGGACCCGGAGCCCAGCTCGACGAGCGTGCGGGCGCCGGTCGCGGCGGCGATCTCGCCGGCCCGGTCGAGGAGGATCTCCCGCTCGGCGCGGGTGGGGTAGTACTCGGGCAACTCGGTGATCTGCTCGAAGAGTTCGCTGCCGTGGGCGTCGTAGAACCACTTCGGCGGGAGGGTCTTCGGGGTGCTGGTGAGGCCCTCCAGGACGTCGGCGCGCAGGGCCGCGTCGGTGGCGTCCTCGGGCAGGGTGCGGGTGAGAAGGAACGGGCTCACGTGCGGGGCTCCTTCGACGGTGCGGGTGCTAGGTCCTTCAGGGGGTGAGGAGGACCTCCGTGCGGGTTGCGGTGAGCAGAGTGCGGTCGGGGGCCTCCTGCCAGTGCGGGTCGTCGTCGTAGGGCTCGGACGCCACGACCGTGCGGCGGCCGGGTTCCGAGAGGTACCAGAGGGTGTCGCCCCAGGCCGTCGCGGCGATCGAATCGCCGTTGGTGAGAAGGAGGTTGAGGCGGGAACCGGGGGCCGCGTGAGCGACCTCCACGACCGTGTCGGCCAGGGCCTGCCCCTCCTCGTCGCCCGCCCGGAGCCGGCCCAGGACCAGCGCCCACACGAACGCCGAGTCGCAGCGGGCCTCCAGCGACAACAGGTCCACCGGCGGCAGGCGTTGGGCCAGCGCCGCCAGTGTCCGCGGCCAGCCGGTGACCGCGCCGTTGTGGCTGAACAGCCAGGGACCCGCGGCGAACGGCGCCGCCGCGGCCTCCCCGTCCGCACCCGCGAACGTCGCGTCCCGTACGGCGGCCAGCAGCGACCCCGAGCGGACCACGCGGGCCAGGTCGGCGAAGGACTGGTCGCCCCAGATGGGCACGGCCCGCCGGTAGCGGCCCGGCACCGGGTCGCCCTCGGCGTACCAACCCACCCCGAAACCATCGGCGTTGACCGTCCCGTGCTGCTGTCGACGCGGTTCCCAGGACTGGCGGTACAGGCTGTGCTCCGGGTCCACGAGGAGCCGGCCGAGCGGCTCCTCGGGTCCCAGGTACGCCAGATGACGGCACATCAGACGGCCCCGAGGAGCGGGCGGTGCGGAAGCCGGAGAAGATCTGCCGCCGGATCGGGTAGTCCCAGTTGCGGAACGTGCCCCGGCAGGCCACCTCGTCCACGGCGAAGGAACCGCCCCGCAGCACCTTGTACTCGGGGCCGAAGAACACCTCCGAGTACTCCTTGTACGGGAACGCCTTGAACCCCGGGTAGGGAAGGAAGTCGCTCGACGTCCACTCCCACACGTCGCCTATCAACTGGCGTACGCCCAGCGGTGATTCGCCAGCCGGGTAGCTGCCCGCGGGCGCCGGGCGCAGGTGGCGCTGGCCGAGGTTGGCGTGCTCGGGGGCCGGGTCGGCGTCGCCCCACGGGTAGCGCATCGAGCGGTCGTTCGTCGGGTCGTGGCGGGCCGCCTTCTCCCACTCGGCCTCGGTGGGCAGCCGGCGTCCGGCCCAGCGGGCGTAGGCGTCCGCCTCGTACCAACAGACGTGCACCACCGGCTCGTTCAGCGGTACGGCCTCCGTGACACCGAACCGGCGCCGCAGCCACTGGCCCGCCTCCCGGCGCCAGAACTCAGGCGCCGTAAGGGAGTTGCGGCGGACGTGCGCCCAGCCCTCCTTCGTCCACCAGCGCGGGTCGTCGTAGCCGCCGTCCTCGATGAACGCCAGATACGCGCCGTTCGTGACGGGTGTCGTGTCGATGTAGAAGGGCGCCACCTCGCGCCGGTGTGCGGGCTTCTCGTTGTCCAGGGCCCACGGCTCGGTGGACGTGCCCATCGTGAACGGGCCGCCGGGGACGAGGACTTCGGACGGGCCGGTGAACAGTGGGACCGGGTCCGGGTCCGGAGCCGTCAACGCCTGGGGACCCGTGCGGAGCTGATGGGTGATCAGCATCGTTTCGTCGTGCTGCTGTTCGTGCTGGGCGACCATCCCGAAGGCGAAGCCCATGTCGGTGAGCCGCGTCCCGCGAAAGGCGTGGCTCTCCAGTACGTCCGTGACCCGGCCGCGCACCTCGGCCGCGTACTGCCGGGCCTCCGCTGGCGGCAGCAGGGGCAGCGAGGGGCGTTCGGAGCGCGGGTGCTCGAACGCGTCGTAGAGGCCGTCGATGTCGGGCCGCATCGCGTCCCGGCCGCCGACGGCGCGCAGCAGCCACAGTTCTTCCTGGTTGCCGATGTGTGCGAGGTCCCAGACCAGCGGGGACATCAACGGCGAGACCTGGGCGGTGAGTTCGGGCTCGTCCACGCAGCTCGTGAGGAGCGTGGTGCGGTCCCGGGCGGTGGTCAGAGTGGTCAACGCCCGTTGCCTGAGCGCCTCGATATCGATGTCAGCGGAGGTGTCGGCGGCGGTGTCGGCGTCGGTCATGTGCGGATGTCCTTCCCGTGCGGGCGGCTGTCCGTGCCGCGCACGCGGTCGAGCAGGTCGTCGGCGGGGCAGCGGCCCCGGACGACATAGCGGTCGAAGTACGCGCGGACGGCGTCCGTGACCCCGGTGGTCGCGCCGAGGCGGGGCAGCGCCTCCAGGGCCGCCGCGAAGCACACGAGGGCGACCTCGTGCAGCTCCGGGTCGGACAGCCCGTAGCGGGCCGCGTCGATCCACAGCGGATTGTGCGGCGCGGGCAGCCCCTGGGTCCGTTCGGCCAGCGGCTTCACGGCCCGGTAGGCGGTCTCGGCGGCCTCGGGGTCGTCGAACAGCGCCGTCGTCACGGCCAGCGGCACGATCCAGCCGTCGTCCCCGGGCTGCGCGTCGATCATGCGCAGTTCCAGATGGCCGCGCGGTCTGACCGGCGGGAACAGTGTCGAGACGTGGTAGTCGAGATCCTCACGGGTCGGCGGTCTGGGCGACCCCGACCTGATCCACTCCCGGAACGTGAGCTCCTCCGGGACCTCCCACGGGCCGCTGTCCTGCCGTATGCACATCACCGGCGAGTCCAGGACGTGGTCGGTCCAGGCGTCGCGCGGCAACGCGTCCAGGGTCGGACCGCCCGCGCGGCCGGGGCCGATCTCCATCCAGATCAGCTGCCGGGTGGAGCGCCAGCCGGTAGGGCTGCGGCCGACCAGCGGGGAGTTGGCGAACGCGGCCACCAGGACCGCGCCGAGTTGGTGCGCCAGCCACCAGCGCCGGCCCAGGCCGAGCGGACCGGGTTCCTCGTAACCGGCGTCCAGGCACACCTGCACGGACGCCGAGGTGCACATCATGCGGCGGCCCGCGGGACCGGTGCGGTCGAGGCAGCGCTCCATGGCGTCGTAGCGCGGCTCGTGCAGGAACCGGCGCGGCGGATGCCAGGGATCGTGACCGACGCCGACCAGCCCCAGGCCGTCGCGGCGCAGCACCGCGCGGACGGCGTCCAGGTCTTCGGAGACGGAACCGATGCACTCCATCAGGGAGGCGGCGGGCGACGAGCTGAGTTCCAGCTGGCCGCCGGGCTCGACGGTGAGCGCCGACCTCAGAGGCACGGTCTTCAACGCGGCGTACGCCGCTTCGAGTCGTTCAGTTGTCACGGGGAGCTGCGGCAGACGCAGCTCGTGGACGAGCCATTCCACTTCGACCCCGAGCGTGCGGGGCGGACCGGTCTTGAAGCAGATGCCCCTGACCAGGGCCTCCACCTCGGGTTCGGTGACCGCGGTACGGGGCTCCGTACAGTCGCTACAGTCACTTGCCGTATCGGACATGTCGGGATCCTCCTGAGATTCCACCATGCCACCGGCCCGGTTTCTGTTGGGCCCGGGTCGGCACACTCGTACCACCCAAGACCCTCGCGGCTGGTCGCACAAGGGTGCGTATTGCCACGTTCGGGATCGGTAATCTCCGGTTCGCCGGCCGTTCGCGGGGCCCGGAAACTCCGTTGCACCGCACGACCAGCATCGCTCAGGATGCCTGTATGAGCACGACGGGGGAGAACACGGGGGAGATCGCGGGGCGCGCGGTCATGGCGTACACGGGGGTTATGCCATGAGCGCGCGCCTGCGCGGTATCGCGCAGCAGACCGAGCAGATCGTCGCGGCCGGGAGCTACCGCGCGGCGGACGGGCGCGAGGTGTTCATCGCCGCGGAGACCGAGGCGGCCCGCGCGGGTACGAGCCTGCACGGTCCGGAACCGGTGCGGACACCGCCGCTCCCGCCGACGGAGACGATCTTCGAGGTCACCGGCGAGAGCAGCCTGGAGGCCGCCCGCCGCCTGACCGGCCCGGTCGCCGTCCTGAACTTCGCCTCCGCCCGCAACCCGGGCGGCGGTTTCCTCAAGGGCGCACAGGCCCAGGAAGAGGCCCTGTGCCGAGCCTCCGCGCTGTACACGTGCCTGCTTGAGGCCCGCGGTTTCTACGACCACCACCGCGCCCACCGCGACCCCTTCTACACGGACCGCGTCATCCACTCACCGGCCGTCCCCGTCTTCCGCGACGACAAGGGCCGCCTCCTGGACGAGCCGTACACCGCCGGATTCCTGACCGCCGCCGCGCCGAACGCCGGGGTCGTCCTGCGCACGGCACCCGAGCGCGCGGCCGAGCTGCCGCACGCCATCGCCGTCCGGGCGGAGCGGGTGCTGGAGACGGCAGCCCTGCACGGCTACCGGCGGCTGGTCCTGGGCGCCTGGGGCTGCGGGGTCTTCCAGAACGACCCGGCGCAGGTCGCGGGAGCCTTCCACACGCTGCTCGGGCCGGGCGGACGGTTCGCCGCGGCCTTCGAGCACGTGGTGTTCGGCGTCCTGGACCGCACACCGGGTGCGACGGTCCGGGACGCGTTCGTACGGGCCTTTCCGGAGCGCCGGCTCCAGAGCTAGCCGAGCCGGCCTGTCAGGTCCAGCCGTAGCGCTCGTGCAGCCGGTGCCGGACGAGGTTGAAGCGCATCTGGTCGATGGCGCACGCCTCCCGGCGCATGCCGTCCTCGTGCAGGCGCAGGACGCGGTCCACGTCGACCCACGAGTCGCGCCCGGACTTGTCCCAGGGGCCGCTGCCGATCGCCACCCACTCGCGGTCGCCGTCGTGGCGCTTGCTGGACAGCTGGACGGCGAGCAGGGTCCCGCCGGGCTCCCGGGCCACGACGAGGACCGGGCGGTCCTTGCCCCGGCCGTCGTTCTCCTCGAACGGCACCCAGGTCCAGACGATCTCGCCGGGGTCGGGGTCGCCGTCGTGTGCGGGGGAGTACTCGGTACGGACCTTGCCGACCTCGCGCGGGTCGGCCTCGGTGGTGGCGGAGGGGCCGAAGCGGCCCGGAACGTTCTCATCGGTAAAGGCGGTCACGGAGGCACCTTAGAACGTGCCTCCGTGACCCCGGACGCCGGGCGCCCGTCAGACGATCACCGCTACTCCTTCTCCACCGGCACCTTCTGCGACGGCGGAGCCGTGCTCCCGTTCAGAGCCGAAGTCCCGTTCGGGGTCTGCCCGTTCTGGTTCATCGAGGAGAGCAGCTGGCGGGCCAGGCCGAGACCCGTGCCACCCATG
The nucleotide sequence above comes from Streptomyces sp. N50. Encoded proteins:
- the egtD gene encoding L-histidine N(alpha)-methyltransferase, yielding MSPFLLTRTLPEDATDAALRADVLEGLTSTPKTLPPKWFYDAHGSELFEQITELPEYYPTRAEREILLDRAGEIAAATGARTLVELGSGSSDKTRHLLDAFTGLAVYVPVDVSESALTQAGHALVEERPGLDVHALIADFTGDLTLPETPGPRLLAFLGGTIGNLLPAERATFFAGLRSLLSPGDALLLGTDLVKDEDVLVRAYDDAAGVTAAFNKNVLTVVDRELGADFDADAFDHVALWDTDNEWIEMRLRSRTDQTVKIPALDLAVDFTAGEELRTEISAKFRKEGVRSELAATGLELTHWWTDREGRFALSLSVVR
- the egtA gene encoding ergothioneine biosynthesis glutamate--cysteine ligase EgtA, translating into MSDTASDCSDCTEPRTAVTEPEVEALVRGICFKTGPPRTLGVEVEWLVHELRLPQLPVTTERLEAAYAALKTVPLRSALTVEPGGQLELSSSPAASLMECIGSVSEDLDAVRAVLRRDGLGLVGVGHDPWHPPRRFLHEPRYDAMERCLDRTGPAGRRMMCTSASVQVCLDAGYEEPGPLGLGRRWWLAHQLGAVLVAAFANSPLVGRSPTGWRSTRQLIWMEIGPGRAGGPTLDALPRDAWTDHVLDSPVMCIRQDSGPWEVPEELTFREWIRSGSPRPPTREDLDYHVSTLFPPVRPRGHLELRMIDAQPGDDGWIVPLAVTTALFDDPEAAETAYRAVKPLAERTQGLPAPHNPLWIDAARYGLSDPELHEVALVCFAAALEALPRLGATTGVTDAVRAYFDRYVVRGRCPADDLLDRVRGTDSRPHGKDIRT
- a CDS encoding TIGR02452 family protein yields the protein MSARLRGIAQQTEQIVAAGSYRAADGREVFIAAETEAARAGTSLHGPEPVRTPPLPPTETIFEVTGESSLEAARRLTGPVAVLNFASARNPGGGFLKGAQAQEEALCRASALYTCLLEARGFYDHHRAHRDPFYTDRVIHSPAVPVFRDDKGRLLDEPYTAGFLTAAAPNAGVVLRTAPERAAELPHAIAVRAERVLETAALHGYRRLVLGAWGCGVFQNDPAQVAGAFHTLLGPGGRFAAAFEHVVFGVLDRTPGATVRDAFVRAFPERRLQS
- a CDS encoding type II toxin-antitoxin system PemK/MazF family toxin; translation: MTAFTDENVPGRFGPSATTEADPREVGKVRTEYSPAHDGDPDPGEIVWTWVPFEENDGRGKDRPVLVVAREPGGTLLAVQLSSKRHDGDREWVAIGSGPWDKSGRDSWVDVDRVLRLHEDGMRREACAIDQMRFNLVRHRLHERYGWT